A window of Carassius gibelio isolate Cgi1373 ecotype wild population from Czech Republic chromosome A3, carGib1.2-hapl.c, whole genome shotgun sequence genomic DNA:
ACATGCTGGGCCAAGATGTATATCTAGCGGACTCTATGCAGTTTGTTTTAGAGTACTTTATGAGGTTTCACGATGGTCTTCCCGGGACTTACTATGTGTCCCCCAGTTTCAGAGGGGAAGATCCTGATGCTACACATCTAAACCAGTTCTACCATGTGGAATGTGAGCTCTTGGGTGACATGAATATAGCCATTAGTATAGCTGAAGGTTATGTTGCCCATTTGACCCAGGCAATGCTAAAGGAACATTCCGACATTATCTTAAACACAGCTGGTACACTATCTCATGCCAAAGAACTACTGAAGAACTTAGAAAAACCCCTTCCAAGAGTAACCTTGGATCAAGCCATTCACATTATGCCTTCCTCTGATTGCCTTGAATGGGTTCAGGAGGGACAACCACAGTTTGGAAGAAAGCTAACTCGAAAGGGAGAAAAAGTTCTAATTGAACATTATGGAGGTGCTGTTTGGCTGACAGAAATGGACCATCTTGGAGTGCCCTTCTACCAAGCATACACTGAAGGTTCAGACAGGAGCAAAGCCAAGGCAGCTGACCTCCTTTTAGGGTTAGGGGAGACAATCGGACTTGGGGAACGTCATTCTACACCTGAAATGGTACGAGAGGCCTTACAGCACCATGCTGTTCCAGAGGACTCATACAAATGGTACATCAACATGCGCCAAGTCATCCCTCTTCTTACAAGTGGATGGGGTATGGGCACAGAGAGATATCTATGCTGGCTTCTACAGCACAAAGATGTCAGGGACATGCAAATCATACCCAGAATGAAAGCCAAAAAGTTCATGCCTTAAGTGGTATATATTAGGCCCCAAGTGCTGTATCTTATGCAAGTGCAAGAGCTTTTTACAAACACAGGATACTCAGTAATTATACTGACAGGTGTaggattataattttacatataaCGCAAGGAATCAATGCCAAACATACTCTCAAGTTAAGTCATGTCAAAATGTTTTTCTATAGCACAAGATAATAATGATATGGAATTTTGAAATACAAGTTATTCTATAACTACACAACATTTCAGAttgttacatatttaattttctgACAAcagaattttttatgttttgagctTGGCTTGGTTGACAGGTTGATTTATAGAAATGCTGAAATTGTTTAAATCTATCTTTGGATCTTTTTCTCTTTCCTTGTTTTATTTAACACTTTCTTAAAATATTATATGAATGCATTACAAACCAGCTTGctgatttataataaaatgtattgtaagaCTCTTTTATAACGCTATTtcaaagtataataataaaattcaaataaatctcCCTTgatgtattttaattgttttatcatTAAACACTAAGCTCAAgcttgtcattccaaacatgtgaTATCAATTATTGTCATGTATAATGTAGTTGGATAATTATGCTAACACCATAACAGAATGAAAACCACTAAACAGATAATGATCAAGATCAAAGGGCAACAGCTATGCCCTTCTGTGGCAATAACTATTTGGCAAAAACAGGACCAGAGCTTTGCTAAAACCGTCATTATTCACTATGTAATTTTATTCTCATGACCAACACTCACTCCCACAAAATTGCATACCTTGTGACAAGCTACTGAAAGAAGTCTCACAAACTGATAACAACACTCAGATAAAGAAAACAGTGCCTCTTTCTCCAATTCGAACAAGTCACATAGGGCagtataacaaacaaaacaatcgtTTCTACTTCCAGGTAAGATATTGGCATATGGCACAGTTTAACTGCGATAAATCATATGAATGAAACAGATGGCTTTTGGAAAAGCTAGATGATATTATATGTCATATATTCATTACAACCCAGACTCAGTTAAATGATTTCAGAAACAATGCACTATTTGCACACATTACTTAACATCACTTGCATGGCTTCTATTCAATTATTTCCATCAttgattatatttatatgtatttctcATGCATTTTCATACTGTTTAGAAAAGAAGGCTATTTATGTTTGGAATGGACTAAACGGTCACATTCAATCATGTATCTGTCATAAAACCCTTACAAACCTGCCCCATAAATCTATGCCTATGCAATCATGTGTATCATACGTGCTTCTTTACTGAATAGCATTGCAATCTGTaaggcaggggtgtcaaactccaaaaaaaaagtttagattcaaccctaattaaacacacctgatacaACTAATCAAGTACTTCAGGCTTATTTGCAAACTACACGGTGTGTGTTGGAGCAGGCTTGAAACAAAAGAGAACATAAATACTGTTCCAAATCCactaaaatcataattttatatGATCTACTCTAAAAGGTAAACATGAGAAAAAgaagggggcacccggatttgaaccggggacctcttgatctgcagtcaaatgctctaccactgagctatacccccataCACTTCTGGATTCCATGTCTCCACAATATATCCCCGTATGTCGCACCTAAATTGTGGTCAAAACTGACTGTAAGACTTATTATAAATAAGCAAGAAACTAATTATTGATTTTTTCCCTTTTCCAACACACAAAATATAACATCGACGTAATATGTGAGCTCTGATTCATTGCTGGCTATTTGCAACAATAAGTTAACGTCACGGAAGAGGCGCGTGAGAGAAACATGGCTGCTCAAGCTCGAGCTCTCGTAGCGGCGCGATGGCTCGCGGACGCTGTCAAAAACAACCGAGTAGGACCAAATCTGCGGATATTAGATGCATCTTGGTATCTACCAAAAATGAAACGCAATCCCAGGGCCGAGTTTGAAAAAACGCACATTCCCGGAGCCTCGTTTTTCGACATCGACGAGTGTTGTGACAAAAGCTCCGAGTTTGATCACATGCTGCCTACGGGGGGCGAGTTCGCACACTACGTGGGTAATCTGGGAATAGGGAACAACACTCATGTCGTCGTTTACGATGCCAGCGACTTCGGCTCGTTCTCTGCTCCACGGGTGTGGTGGATGTTTAGGGTGTTCGGGCACACTTCGGTGTCGGTTCTGGACGGCGGGCTCAAGAACTGGTTAACGGGAGGTCACCCTGTTACCGAACAATATAGTAAACCAGCATGCGCTGAGTTCAGGGCGTCCTTTAACAAGTCTTGGGTCAAAACTTATGAAGACATTTTGAACAATATTAAAACCAAAGAATTCCAAGTGGTCGACGCCAGAGCCAATGGAAGATTTCGTGGGGTTGAACCAGAGCCAAGGGAGAGTGCGTATTATTACACAATTTCTCTGTAAAACAGGGTAGCATTTCCTAAGTTATGATATATTAGGTCTGCAAATGTATCCATGCATGTTACCCCTCTTACTCTTTTGCAAAGACTTAGCAGTTTCCGCAAATTTTGTCCATACAGTACCTGATAGCCTTTTAATTATCTGCAGTGATACAGTATGAGTACACACAAGCAACACGTAGACAAATTAATAACTGCTTTTTATatctataacatttttatttattagtttgacTTATTTTAGaatcacaaaaatgaaaaattttgctgaaataagattttttttttagctttttattattattatttttttcagttaacgtCACACAATGCCATACTTCatacatatttttgtttaattagtaTACTTGCATTTTGTGTTGAAATTCACACAGACATCTAAGTTATTTGTGAGGTACTTTTATAGAATATATAAGACAAGGTAAAACAACCAAAGATTTATGTACCAATATAAGAGAAATGTTATTTACCAAAAGGACAATTGGCTTATACGGTATCTCTCTATCTTAGACACCGAGCCTGGTCATATTCCTGGATCGATCAACATGCCTTTCCCCAGCTTCCTGGACTCGACTTCAGGTCTAGAGCTTCCTGTGGAGGAACTCAAGAAGCTCTTCCAGCAGGCCGGAGTTGACACGCAGAAGCCCTTCTGGGTCACCTGTGGCTCAGGTGTGACGGCCTGTCACATCGCCCTCGCTGCTCACCTGTGCGGTCACCCGGGGGTCTCTCTGTATGATGGTGCGTGGGCCGAGTGGTTCACCAGAGCTGCACCTGAACACGTGATCTCTGAGGGAAAAGGAAAACAGCCATGAGACCATTTCACAGAAATAAAGACTTCACTGGAGTTTTAATCGAAGCCTCATTTGTATCAGAAATTATTGAGTGAAAAAACTATTAAGTGCTGCACTATTCTACTACTGATGCATATGCATTAAAGCCCCTGTTCTGGTTTAAATAACAGTTATATAAATCTAGGAAGAGAGTTCAAAGAAGGCATAAGCAGACAATTATGCTTTAGCAATTCATAAATCAGATGTCAAGAATACAGAAGAAAACAATTCTTCAGAGTAAGTTTCTAGAATGTAATTATAAATGATGTTAAAATGTTATCTTCATATCAATATAAGTGAATCATTTAGCACCACAGCCTTAATGAAGGAAATATTAGTAATCAATAATGCCACATCTAACATTTTTAGGCAATAGAAATGTGATCTTtactattttaagttttaaaaacaaactaaaatgagTGACTTAACTCTGTTGTTCCTGTTTTTACATTTCAGAGTTTATCTAATAAAGACAATGTACTGTAAACACAAACAGCTCCTGTCTTATGTGTCAGTGTTTATAacgataaaataaaatgtttaaatatatatattttcaaaatttcaGTTTCACTCTACACCTGAGGGGCATTTTCAAATTGCCCTCACTGTTAAATTGTCAACTTACACATATATGTGCGTGTGTATTGGAAAAATGATTGCAATACAATAGGAAGAGACACAATTATCAGATATTTGAGGAGTGATTAAAAGAATAAATGGCATAAAAAGGAAATATGAAATGCCAGTATATCAAAATGGGAAAATGGCAATTAGTGATGTGACAAAAAGCTGAGATGTCGGCGCAAGTGCTAGTAAAGATCCAAACCTCTGAAAATTTATCAAATATCAGATATTCTTGATATTTGGGTGTATAGCTTATATGTCAGTATCATAAACAAAGCACTAAGAATATGTAATGGAGCATTTAAATTATCTCCAGCAGCAGCTTTACGTGTAGAAATTGGGGAGATGCCTCTTAGCATTAGAAGATTTATGCTTATGCTTGCATATTGGGTTAACAGACGAGGGCATAGCGAGGTTACACCCAAGAGTACAAAAGTGTTGGGAACATAATAAATCAAGCTGTAGGAGTTTTGGATAGATAGGAAATGAAGAGATATTTTAGCAAAACAATCTCTAAAATCTCAAACAATAGATCTACAGGTTAAGTAAGTTAAGTTAAGCTGAAGCCAAGACTATAATAAAGGTACATACACAAACTCCATGGCAGGAATACTGGGATATTAATGATACAGGaagacatttttataatattcaaaGCAAAGTCGGTGTAGGGAGAGAAATGGGTATAAATCAGAGGGAGCGACCAATCATTACTTGTCTCTGATTAGGACATACAGGGCTCAAAAATACTGCATTTAATAGGTAAACATACACATGGTTTATGTACACATTGTAAACAACCTGAAGCAGCAAAACATATCATAATAGAATGAAATTAGAATTTGAAAGATGTAAACTTAAATTTGCTTTGGAAAATACTTGGAACAGGACTAGGGGAACAATATGTACAggaatagtagtttttttttaaatgtttgtttgttttgttcttcagtCCAGCAAGTGGCGGTAAAACATATATTCgttggtttgccaaccgccaaaaacgctaaagaagaagaagaagaaatagaagaagaagaagaagaagaagaagaccagAAAATTGGAAAATCCCTGTATGCTGATGATGGAGCATTATGGTTTAGAGGCCGTAATGAATCTTACGTTAAATCAAAAATGCAAGAGGCAATTAAGGAAGTGGAAAAATGGACAAATAAATGGGGATTTAGATTATCAGTGTCAAAAACACAAGTCATATGTTTTTCAAAAAAGCATAAGATCACACCAGTACCCTTAAAATTGTACAGTCAGCCTCTTGAGCAAATGAAGATTATTAGGTTTCTTGGGATGTGGTTTGATGAAAAACTGACATGGAAGATTCATTtggaaaaaatgtttaataaatgtaaaaagattgTTAATATCCTACGCTGTTTATCAGGACAAGCATGGGGAGCAAGTAGGGcatccttaaaaaatatatattgggaACTAATGAGGTCTGTTTTGATTATGGGTGTATAGCATATATGTCATCAGCAGAGTCTAACATCAAAGCTTTGGATGTCATGCAAGCTCAGGCTCTGAGGATATGTAGTGGATCTTTTAAAACATCCCCGGTATCTTCTATGCAAGTGGAAATGGGTGAGATGCCTTTGAGGATCAGAAGGATACAACTGATGTTAGCATACTGGATTAATGTGAAGGGACAAGTTGATAGCCACCCAGCTAAAGCTATCTTAAAAGATTGCTGGGAACATGGAAAGTCCAAttacaaaagttttgggtggattgGCGATGCGAAAGCTGAGAATATTGGGTTACATAAATTACAGGACTGTTCAACGGTTTCAGTCCCTCCTATTCCACCATGGTTTTTCCCTATACCAGATGTAGATTTAGGCATTCATAAGGAAATAAAAAGTAAGTCAAAGGAAGTTGCAGTGAgggatattgttaaatattatctgGATATGCATTTCCCTGAATACACATTCATATTTACAGATGGTTCTAAGGATCCAAAGACAGGACATGCTGGGTCAGCAGTATATATTACAAAGAATGGGGTAATATGTCAGGAAAGAATAACAGATAATTTATCAGTATACATGTACACAACAGGGCTGGTTGCAATTTTGTTGGCCTTGGAATGGGTAAAGGGAAATGAGTTAAATAACTCAGTGATTATATCTGATAGTTATTCAGCTTTAGAAAGCATAAAAAATGGGAAATCTATAAGAGATGATATAATTCATAAAATTTTTATGGTTTTGCATAAGTTAAATGCAAAGGATTGGGTACCTGCACATGTTGGAGTGAAAGGGAACGAGGAGGTTGATAAACTTGCAAAACAAACACTGGAACACAATAGAATATTACAGGTTCCATATAGTAAATCTGAAgctaaaacattcattaaagcaTATGCAAGATCAAAATGGCAGGAGTATTGGGTGGATGAAGATAAAGGaaggcatttatataatatacaaccAGAAGTGGATATAGGAAGGACAGAGTGTAGGAGTAGAAGAGAAGAAAGTATAATTACACGGTTAAGAATAGGACACACTGGGCTCAATTCTTCATTGAAGATAATAGGGAAACATCCAATATTGCAGTCATTTAGAAACTGTAGAACATATTCTATTTCAGTGCACAAAGTACAGCCAAGAAAGAAACCAGCTTTTTCAGTCTCTCAGAAGTGTCAATCAGAATAATTTTACAATGCAAGGTTTATTAGGGAAAGCATCCAGTAACATTCATcaatttgtttttaagttttttagCGACATTAGCCagtagtatttaattttttttttttaagatccaaCATCTCCTGATTCACACTCCAGCCCAgtcggtggcggtaatgcaccgttaagttggtttgccaaccgccataaaaaaactaaagaagaagaagaggaagaagaagaagaagaagaagacgcctaTAGTTGACTCTGTTATCGCCTGATGGTCCTGCGAATAATAACAACCAAACGCTACTCTCCGTTCCACTGCCTCTATGGATGAACGTTGTTTGACTATTTCCCCGACGTTTTAGACGAGATCTGGGTGTGATTTTAAACCTCTTATACGATCAGTTGGGCAAATTCACTGCGAGTCCGAGTTGAAGATTTAAAAATCAAACCGTTGAATATCAAACGCTAGGTTGGGTCGCGACCTATTCTCCTCTTACGCTTGGCTCTTTTTTAACGTTCCCAGTTTTTATTGAATAGCTAGTTTTTCACTAAATCAGCTTGGGATTGGcttaaaaggatttttttttaaaacatttattaaaggtGAGTCAAGGAAGCGACTAACGGACAGCGAGTGACATAACGTTACCATGTTAATGAAGACATGAAATGCGTGTTGTAAATTAGCACTGAAAACACTGTATACGGTCTTTATGTGTTGTATCTAAATACATTATACTCGTATAAGGCctgttgtgatgtttttgtctTTACGGATGTACGGTTAGTGGTGTATGTGTTTTTCTGTCCGCAGGTGGCGCTGTTAAGTCATGTCCGGAATTGCTTTGAGTCGACTGTCACAGGAGCGCAAAGCCTGGAGGAAAGATCATCCTTTTGTAAGGGACACACATACACGCGATCAAATGATTGAGTTAGACTTGCCAACTATTCAATCAGTGTGTGATtcctaataaaaatgtatataatctgCGCTGTTGTATTTTTGGTTGTTTCTCTGTAGGGCTTTGTGGCTGTACCCACCAAAAACCCAGATGGCACTATGAATCTCATGAACTGGGAGTGTGCAATACCTGGAAAAAAGGGGGTTAGTATACTTCTAAACAATCTTACACCTTTATCTAAAGTATGTTTCAGGATAAATTGCATAGAGTTCTAAGTAATGTCTCAATCTGTAGTTTTGCAGGgtatttttttatgcttatttGTCTTTGtacgtatatatgtgtgtgtgtgtttgtgtgagtataTGTATACCAACAGGAGGTCGGCtatttttattgtggatttatgaaaaatcagcctgtaaattaattcatacccctccaagaagacacaagtagctcacaccaaactttgtcaaaattatgccaatatactgaagatgttaaattgtgaatgtgtTTAggatatacacacaaatatgtatgtatatatatatatgtatgtgtgtgtgtgtgtgtgtgtgtgtgtgtgtatatatatatatatatatatatatatgtgtgtgtatatatatgtgtatatatatatgtgtgtgtgtgtcttttcacttatttttattttgtcttttttttctgtgtaagtatactttgctttttctttctttccctaCATTATGCATTTTCTCCTGAGAaccagaattttttgtttttatgtcatGACATGTTGGAGCATAAGAAacaaatggagagaaaaaaagtaaaacttttgaaaaatatattttattctatgTCCTTTGTAGAGGAGGCCAGGACTAGGTTAAACAAAAagataaacaaacattaaaaggCATGTAAAGGCAAAAacgatgttttatttttcattcatcaaTCAGTTTTTACATTTCAGGATATTTTTAGCCAAACTGTGTacaaagatgattctcaactatgttaTGAAAGAAATAACAGAATGATATTATATACTGCTGTATGGAATATGTGCATAAAATGTCCATAAATTGGTTTTCCCAGTCTATACAATGTATCTATACATTGCATCCAATTTGCATATTAAAGTGTTCTTGGGGCAAACCATAATGATAAAGAAGTGTAATTATGGGAGTAATAACTTGGCaacattttcataacatttttcatatttcataggaatattgatctataatttctttctctattgACTTGTGTCTCTCCCAAGATGTCTGATTAACATGATGATGCTTGTCCTGGTGTCCTCTACAGAAAACACATGAAATTGATGAGTGGTTTCGTAACAGTTAgacatattgaaaatatttaaaacccCATAACATTTTTATGAGATGTTTATGACGAACAACTTTTAAATTatacagatttaaatgataaaacaaaacatgatcaTATTTCCCTATGAGTGTTAAATGTGATCACTCTGTCAGAATCAGTCAAGTTTAAACACTGAGTGTTTATGATCAAACCTCCAAACAGTTGATATCTCTAAAAGCCTTGAATCTGCTCCGTACAGGACACCCAGACTTAAAACTGTGGCATGTAGGGTCTCAGAGAAATAGACTAAAATATAACGACTTCCCAATCTGTGGACAAAAGGGAATCCATGGTCTCTTGGATTACTTCATAGATGCATGTCATATCATATTTAAACTGTTAAACGGATAATATTAAATGAGgtattttaaaatctgtgttttCTGTATCCTTCTGTGTCCTGTAGACTCTTTGGGAGGGAGGCTTGTACAAACTGAGAATGCTCTTCAAGGACGATTACCCATCTTCACCACCCAAATGTGAGTTTTCTCTTCAACAAAGAAATATTGCACCCTATAGAATGCTTCTTATTGTCGTTGTCAGTAAACGTCCACACACATTTCCTGTATAGTTCTTCACTAGTGTTTATAGACCACAAAACACTTGTTGTAATGCTGATTTGAAACGATATGTTTTGTGAAAATAAACCTGATTTGTTCATTTTCTTGTCAGGCAAGTTTGAGCCTCCAATCTTCCATCCAAATGTCTATCCTTCAGGTACAGTGTGTCTGTCCATACTGGAGGAAGAGAAGGACTGGAGACCAGCCATCACCATCAAACAAGTATGCAACAAAACCACacaaacaaagcatttatttgatcagaaataatgtaaaaatcagtcatattgtaatatattattacaatttaaaataacacattttttttcgatttgaataccgtatttttcagactataagtcgcacccgagtataagtcgcatcagtccaaaaatacgtcatgatgaggaaaaaaatatataagtctcactggactataagtcgtatttatttagatccaagaaccaagagaaaacattactgtctactagtgatgcgcgggtcgtcTCATAACCCACGGGCACCATGGGTAACACGCGGGTCGGGTTGGGGCGGGTTaagaaattggcactttattGTGGGGCAGGTTGGGGCGGGTCACTAAAAACAAATTTATGTTGCATggaatttagtggtggaaattttgattctttcaagagattcgttgattttcagttcgttcaccaaaatgattcattcactgattcgttcagttaccatttcttcatattacgcAAATACGCCAGCAGTTGTtgaaaaagagtgtcttatgtgttatgtcttaagtcaaggTCTAAGTTGCAACAAATTTCTGTGATGTCCCGGATGCGCTGGGCGGGTCAAGAAATTTTACCTTATTTGCTGGGCGGGCTGGGgcaggccaaataatttcataaaatcgGGACCCGCGGGTTGGGAAAAAACCCAGACCCGTGCATCACTACGGTCTACAGCCGTGAGTGGGCGCACTATGTTTTCAGGGGTAGActacaggaacactgagcagcatagagcgccctctcgtggctgtagatggtaaagttttctcttggttcatttgtcttagttcatttctcttggttcgtcaaataattttgataagttgcacctgactataagtcgcaggaccagccaaactatgaaaaaaagtgtgacttatagtccggaaaatacggtatatattaaaatgtaaatttgtttctgtaatggtaaagctgaatattcagcatcataactcacatgatccttcagaaatcatgctaatatgctgatttgctgctctaggAACATATAATATAACCAAAGTTAAAcattgtgctgcctaatattttttgtgtaaatctatatatatatatattcgaaaAACgtagttcagaagaacagcatttgttttaagcagaatgtttttgtaacattgttaCACTTTTTGATAATTTCAATgcgtctttgctgaataaaagtactaatttcaTAAACACaacttactgactccaaacctttttttaatgtgtatagTTTAACATTATTATAGGATTATGGTAGGATCACAGTTGCTCATAATGTTAGGCATTTGAACAAACATTTCATGTCATTATGTTGTTGTGGCTGTAGATTTTGTTGGGCATCCAGGAGCTCCTTAATGAGCCCAACATTCAGGACCCAGCGCAGGCGGAGGCCTATACGATATACTGGTAAGGGTAGCCAAATACCACCTGCAtgcttttatatattattttattatgcccACAACGTCAGCCACTTTCCACTGTCAGGCCAGGCCTAAAACGAACCGTGCCCAGCCAATGCCCTCGCACGCTCCTCTAGCCCCACTTTGCCTGCTTTGGCCCAAGGTAAGGTTCCCAAGCcctggaagtgacagtggaaacgcgactggccctggcacgcactagcatgcCTGCTTTTGGTCCGACAGTGGAAACGTGCCTAttgattttctctctctcactgatTCTCTCGCAGTCAAAACAGGATGGACTATGAAAAGCGTGTGAGGGCACAAGCTAAGAGATTCGCTCCTACATAGATCCTACAATCTAGAAAATTCTGCACGGATGTCATTCTGATACTCCAGAATCCTTCACCACTCAATAAAACCCCCAAAACTGCAGTTGTGAGTTGAAATAAAGATTTGTTCAAGTTGGCTTCAGCACAGAGCTGAATGAGAATGGGTGCAAAACAATTCTAAAATGAAAGCAAACAAGGCGAGTTGATGTTGGCTGCTGATCATTGACCAGTGTTTTATATAGTGATGGTAAAagcttgttttgtttattttattattattatttacttttttttctggtgaGGAAGCGTGTTGGGGATCGGTTGCTAAGAAACAACTTTTACACAGAGCAGAGATTGTAAAGGTTTCTGTGTATATATAGAATTGATATtgaaaattatttacttttatttacttttttactgtttcattacattaaataaaacatgtGGCCATAATATATGTAATGAGTGTAtgtataatttgaaataaaaagatgGTTGGTACAAGTATTGTGGTTTGTTGTTTCTATTAATGCTAGTAACAGTTTCCTTTTTCCAC
This region includes:
- the mpst gene encoding 3-mercaptopyruvate sulfurtransferase, which encodes MAAQARALVAARWLADAVKNNRVGPNLRILDASWYLPKMKRNPRAEFEKTHIPGASFFDIDECCDKSSEFDHMLPTGGEFAHYVGNLGIGNNTHVVVYDASDFGSFSAPRVWWMFRVFGHTSVSVLDGGLKNWLTGGHPVTEQYSKPACAEFRASFNKSWVKTYEDILNNIKTKEFQVVDARANGRFRGVEPEPRENTEPGHIPGSINMPFPSFLDSTSGLELPVEELKKLFQQAGVDTQKPFWVTCGSGVTACHIALAAHLCGHPGVSLYDGAWAEWFTRAAPEHVISEGKGKQP
- the LOC127945868 gene encoding SUMO-conjugating enzyme UBC9-like — translated: MSGIALSRLSQERKAWRKDHPFGFVAVPTKNPDGTMNLMNWECAIPGKKGTLWEGGLYKLRMLFKDDYPSSPPKCKFEPPIFHPNVYPSGTVCLSILEEEKDWRPAITIKQILLGIQELLNEPNIQDPAQAEAYTIYCQNRMDYEKRVRAQAKRFAPT